In Sporichthya polymorpha DSM 43042, a genomic segment contains:
- a CDS encoding ABC transporter permease subunit, producing MNEYLPFIVIGIVSGSVYGLAGVGLVLTYRTSGVFNFAHGAMATAGAYLFYELQVRNDIPWPIAMVICVVGLGATLGVLLELLARRLTRAPVAVVVVATIGPLLIIQAIATIRYGAATFTTEDFLPTNTFHLAVDIGYDQLIITCVGVAVSAGLAVLLTRTRLGIAMRGVVDDPELIEMTGFDAAQVRRLAWMIGGGVAVLSGVLIAPTFGLDPIRLTALVVQAFGAAAIGRFRNLPWTFAGGLIIGVLAALGQKYAASHPQFQGLPSSVPFIVLFGVLLVVGRRGLPTAPLVRRPQLERFTAPPKGVSVTAGIAALAVVIVLPDLVGTKLPVYINAVGFTIMFLSLGLLVKVAGQVSLCHAAFVAVGAVAFSRLSVDAGLPWFLALLGAGLITLPIGVILALPAIRLSGIYLALATFGFGVLLENLVYRSSWMFGVNARRDAPRPDLPGVGVADDRQYFYVAVGVLLACIVAIVVLQRSRLGRLLRALADSPLALSTYGTGTTTTLVLLFAISAFFAGVAGAVIATGAQAAGAGGLGSLQSLLWVAVLAITGNQLIRSSVLAAGLLTVMPSYLPDDSGNYQTAAFGALAIVAALVAASQIDVVERIKSSLIAPARRAGSNRRTVRTLDRNWRSPRSARRADALRPHPQHDQKELVDVSQ from the coding sequence ATGAACGAGTACCTGCCGTTCATCGTCATCGGCATCGTGTCCGGGTCGGTCTACGGCCTGGCCGGCGTCGGTCTCGTCCTGACCTACCGCACCTCCGGGGTGTTCAACTTCGCCCACGGGGCGATGGCGACCGCGGGTGCGTACCTGTTCTACGAACTGCAGGTCCGCAACGACATCCCGTGGCCGATCGCCATGGTCATCTGCGTCGTCGGGCTCGGTGCGACGCTCGGTGTCCTGCTGGAGTTGCTGGCCCGCCGCCTGACGCGGGCCCCCGTCGCGGTCGTGGTGGTCGCGACCATCGGTCCGCTGCTGATCATCCAGGCCATCGCCACGATCCGGTACGGCGCGGCGACGTTCACGACCGAGGACTTCCTGCCGACGAACACGTTCCACCTCGCGGTGGACATCGGCTACGACCAGCTGATCATCACCTGCGTCGGTGTGGCCGTCAGTGCCGGTCTCGCGGTGCTGCTCACGCGGACCCGACTCGGCATCGCGATGCGAGGGGTTGTCGACGACCCCGAGCTGATCGAGATGACCGGCTTCGACGCCGCGCAGGTGCGGCGCCTGGCCTGGATGATCGGCGGCGGCGTCGCGGTCCTGTCCGGCGTGCTCATCGCGCCGACGTTCGGCCTCGACCCGATCCGCCTCACGGCGCTCGTCGTCCAGGCCTTCGGAGCGGCGGCGATCGGGCGGTTCCGCAATCTGCCCTGGACCTTCGCCGGCGGCCTGATCATCGGCGTCCTCGCGGCGCTCGGGCAGAAGTACGCCGCGTCCCACCCGCAGTTCCAGGGTCTCCCGTCGAGTGTGCCGTTCATCGTGCTGTTCGGTGTCCTGCTCGTCGTCGGACGCCGCGGGCTGCCGACGGCCCCGCTGGTCCGCCGCCCCCAGTTGGAGCGGTTCACCGCCCCGCCGAAGGGTGTCAGCGTCACGGCCGGGATCGCCGCCCTCGCCGTGGTGATTGTTCTGCCGGACCTGGTGGGGACGAAGCTGCCGGTCTACATCAACGCCGTCGGCTTCACGATCATGTTCCTGTCGCTCGGTCTGCTGGTGAAGGTCGCCGGTCAGGTCTCCCTGTGCCACGCCGCGTTCGTCGCGGTCGGCGCGGTCGCATTCAGCCGCCTCAGCGTGGACGCCGGGCTGCCCTGGTTCCTCGCGCTGCTCGGCGCCGGCCTGATCACGCTGCCGATCGGGGTGATCCTCGCCCTGCCGGCGATCCGCCTGTCGGGGATCTATCTCGCCCTGGCGACCTTCGGCTTCGGCGTCCTGCTGGAGAACCTCGTCTACCGGTCCTCGTGGATGTTCGGGGTCAATGCCCGGCGCGACGCGCCGCGGCCGGACCTTCCGGGCGTCGGCGTGGCCGACGACCGGCAGTACTTCTACGTCGCGGTCGGGGTTCTGCTGGCCTGCATCGTGGCCATCGTCGTCCTCCAGAGGTCCCGGCTCGGCCGACTACTCCGCGCCCTCGCGGACTCGCCGCTGGCGCTGTCCACCTACGGCACCGGGACGACGACGACCCTCGTCCTGCTGTTCGCGATCTCCGCGTTCTTCGCCGGCGTTGCCGGTGCGGTCATCGCAACCGGCGCGCAGGCGGCGGGTGCGGGCGGCCTCGGCTCGCTGCAGTCGCTGCTGTGGGTCGCGGTCCTCGCCATCACCGGCAATCAGCTGATCCGGTCGTCGGTCCTCGCGGCCGGGCTGCTGACCGTCATGCCGTCCTACCTGCCCGACGACTCGGGCAACTACCAGACGGCCGCGTTCGGCGCGCTGGCCATCGTCGCGGCGTTGGTGGCGGCCAGTCAGATCGACGTCGTCGAGC
- a CDS encoding spirocyclase AveC family protein, protein MATTHLPPRSGLDASRPVAPTAPKRIRPITWWAALGFGFLAFAAYLIVAWLVAGEPHRVGTGETPLPTWMKICLSVQQYGLFAGMLALILFKAVLPLRRTGSVPLDGLIVISFSLMWWSDPLYNYFSPGFNYNTYFINAGSWIGHTPGWMSPNAEEIPQPLLWLPGVYTCAFFLMVLIVTTLMRKTRERYPSMSAIGLCAVAFIPMMVVGTMWEAAFMVMGSHQYGASISWLTLNHGNYYGFPVYQGITASLLYTSWGALRFFRDDQGRSFAEAGIDRLSVSKRVKGAMRFFAVSGAITAIFFVFYHLPNALISQRGDAWPQDVQERSYFINGYCGAGTDVACPNPDLPIPRGESSLRVGPDGKLVVPDGTTIPVAPAVKTQ, encoded by the coding sequence ATGGCCACCACACACCTGCCGCCGCGCAGTGGCCTGGACGCCTCGCGTCCGGTAGCGCCGACGGCGCCGAAGCGGATCCGTCCCATCACCTGGTGGGCGGCGCTCGGCTTCGGCTTCCTCGCCTTCGCGGCGTACTTGATCGTCGCGTGGCTGGTGGCCGGCGAGCCGCACCGCGTCGGCACCGGCGAGACCCCGCTGCCGACGTGGATGAAGATCTGCCTGAGCGTGCAGCAGTACGGCCTGTTCGCCGGGATGCTCGCCCTGATCCTGTTCAAGGCGGTCCTTCCCTTGCGCCGGACCGGGTCGGTCCCGCTCGACGGTCTGATCGTCATCTCGTTCTCGTTGATGTGGTGGTCCGACCCGCTCTACAACTACTTCTCTCCGGGCTTCAACTACAACACGTACTTCATCAACGCCGGCTCGTGGATCGGGCACACCCCCGGCTGGATGTCGCCGAACGCGGAAGAGATCCCGCAGCCCCTGCTCTGGCTGCCCGGCGTCTACACCTGCGCGTTCTTCCTGATGGTCCTGATCGTCACGACGCTCATGCGTAAGACCCGAGAGCGGTACCCGAGCATGAGCGCCATCGGGCTGTGCGCGGTCGCGTTCATCCCGATGATGGTCGTCGGCACGATGTGGGAAGCGGCCTTCATGGTCATGGGCTCGCACCAGTACGGCGCGAGCATCAGCTGGCTGACGCTGAACCACGGCAACTACTACGGCTTCCCGGTCTACCAGGGCATCACCGCGAGCCTGCTCTACACGAGCTGGGGTGCGCTGCGGTTCTTCCGCGACGACCAGGGGCGTTCGTTCGCCGAGGCGGGCATCGACCGCCTGAGCGTGTCCAAGCGGGTCAAGGGCGCGATGCGTTTCTTCGCGGTCTCGGGCGCGATCACCGCGATCTTCTTCGTCTTCTACCACCTGCCGAACGCGCTGATCTCGCAGCGCGGCGACGCGTGGCCGCAGGACGTCCAGGAGCGGTCGTACTTCATCAACGGCTACTGCGGTGCCGGCACGGATGTCGCCTGCCCGAACCCGGATCTGCCGATCCCGCGGGGCGAGTCGTCCCTGCGCGTCGGCCCCGACGGCAAGCTCGTCGTCCCCGACGGCACGACCATCCCGGTCGCCCCGGCGGTGAAGACGCAGTGA
- a CDS encoding TetR/AcrR family transcriptional regulator, which yields MSSPARPRTDRRRTGPATRSDLLEATKRLLAGGAPVATLRVDQIVAEAGMGRATFYLHFKDKSELMAALAEDQVAWRDQIGAEVLADPKLTRESVHLLMRTIVGQWAENWGVLAAIIEVAEYDAAMATIWKTSMGEVTEKAAEQFRRRWESRPGQSPDPDMIAELFTWMFERSCHQILRDPSRVDAAAAGMTDIIWRVLDYRA from the coding sequence ATGAGTTCGCCGGCGCGCCCCCGCACGGACCGACGTCGCACGGGGCCCGCGACGCGCAGCGACCTTCTGGAGGCGACGAAGCGCCTGCTGGCCGGCGGCGCTCCCGTCGCCACGCTGCGGGTGGACCAGATCGTCGCGGAGGCCGGGATGGGCCGCGCGACGTTCTACCTCCATTTCAAGGACAAGTCCGAGCTGATGGCGGCGCTCGCCGAGGACCAGGTCGCCTGGCGCGACCAGATCGGCGCCGAGGTGCTCGCGGACCCCAAGCTGACCCGCGAGTCCGTGCACCTGCTGATGCGGACGATCGTCGGCCAGTGGGCGGAGAACTGGGGCGTCCTCGCCGCGATCATCGAGGTCGCCGAGTACGACGCCGCCATGGCCACCATCTGGAAGACCTCGATGGGCGAGGTCACCGAGAAGGCCGCCGAGCAGTTCCGCCGACGCTGGGAGAGCCGGCCGGGCCAGTCTCCCGACCCCGACATGATCGCCGAGCTGTTCACCTGGATGTTCGAGCGCTCGTGCCACCAGATCCTGCGCGACCCGTCCCGCGTCGACGCCGCCGCCGCCGGCATGACCGACATCATCTGGCGCGTGCTCGACTACCGCGCCTGA
- a CDS encoding ABC transporter substrate-binding protein, translating to MLKLRTRQVAAAALIGALALAAGCGNRVPHEQVAAVGNGYGPVDAQSDNAAGAPVAPGAVPGADAGAGVAPGVAVPGAGPTAAPGSSSGTGDTPAQPGSPTAPRPGAGQNPAQPGGAAGGGSKPCTTPLKPIVLGQTLATSGLVGASISGLRTGLAVWAKEVNARGGVQCHPIQLIQLDDASDPARVASNWNTLVKDRGAVAVVGAGVPIAIAALRTAAERDKVPVVGGDVVAGDWTQSPYLFPPGAAPLTANDGALVQAARNAQGAPKTGLFYCVEASICSAIKNGFQRSTELAKAALGPIQAVSLTQPDFTSECQTMKSAGVNTLFLGLDGSAIIRAVRSCASLNYFPTIATGAVGVSAAVAADPGVQRNSMYLGNGVVPFMTTDTPGIRAFHDAFARFAPSAKEEQQALLGWTAGKLFEAALAKVSDQARAGDVSTARILEGLWKLKNEKLDGLSPGATFAKGSTAKALECYYPIKLDTKGFSAPAGSKVECFGKG from the coding sequence ATGTTGAAACTCCGAACCCGCCAAGTCGCGGCGGCGGCGCTGATCGGCGCCCTCGCCCTCGCCGCCGGCTGCGGCAACCGCGTACCGCACGAGCAGGTCGCCGCTGTCGGCAACGGCTACGGTCCCGTCGACGCACAGTCCGACAACGCCGCCGGCGCGCCGGTCGCCCCCGGCGCGGTCCCGGGCGCCGACGCCGGTGCCGGCGTCGCCCCGGGCGTCGCCGTGCCGGGCGCAGGCCCGACCGCGGCTCCGGGGTCGAGCTCCGGGACGGGTGACACGCCGGCCCAGCCCGGGTCCCCGACCGCGCCGCGACCGGGCGCCGGCCAGAACCCCGCGCAGCCGGGCGGGGCGGCGGGCGGCGGCAGCAAGCCGTGCACGACGCCGCTGAAGCCGATCGTCCTCGGGCAGACGCTCGCGACCTCCGGCCTGGTCGGCGCCTCGATCTCGGGCCTGCGGACCGGCCTCGCCGTCTGGGCCAAGGAGGTCAACGCACGCGGTGGCGTGCAGTGCCACCCGATCCAGCTGATCCAGCTCGACGACGCCTCGGACCCCGCGCGCGTCGCGTCGAACTGGAACACGCTGGTGAAGGACCGCGGCGCGGTCGCCGTCGTCGGCGCCGGCGTCCCGATCGCGATCGCGGCCCTGCGAACGGCCGCCGAACGCGACAAGGTGCCGGTCGTCGGCGGTGACGTCGTTGCCGGCGACTGGACCCAGAGCCCGTACCTGTTCCCGCCCGGCGCGGCCCCGCTCACGGCGAACGACGGCGCCCTCGTCCAGGCCGCGCGCAACGCGCAGGGCGCGCCGAAGACCGGTCTCTTCTACTGCGTCGAGGCGTCGATCTGCTCGGCGATCAAGAACGGCTTCCAGCGCAGCACCGAACTGGCGAAGGCCGCGCTCGGCCCGATCCAGGCGGTCTCGCTGACCCAGCCGGACTTCACCTCCGAATGCCAGACGATGAAGTCCGCCGGGGTGAACACGCTCTTCCTCGGCCTCGACGGGTCGGCGATCATCCGGGCGGTCCGCTCGTGTGCGTCGCTGAACTACTTCCCGACGATCGCCACCGGAGCCGTTGGCGTCAGCGCCGCCGTGGCGGCCGACCCCGGCGTCCAACGCAACTCCATGTATCTCGGCAACGGCGTCGTGCCGTTCATGACCACCGACACCCCCGGCATCCGTGCGTTCCACGACGCGTTTGCCCGCTTCGCCCCCTCCGCGAAGGAGGAGCAGCAGGCCCTGCTGGGCTGGACCGCGGGGAAGCTGTTCGAGGCCGCGCTGGCCAAGGTTTCCGACCAGGCTCGTGCGGGCGACGTCAGCACCGCCCGCATTCTCGAAGGGCTGTGGAAGCTGAAGAACGAGAAGCTCGACGGCCTCAGCCCCGGCGCCACGTTCGCGAAGGGATCCACGGCCAAGGCGCTCGAGTGCTACTACCCGATCAAGCTCGACACCAAGGGCTTCTCCGCCCCCGCCGGCTCCAAGGTGGAGTGCTTCGGCAAGGGTTGA
- a CDS encoding TetR/AcrR family transcriptional regulator, whose translation MTEPITTEAPAPRVKRVRDAVATEKRILDTAEEMFARRGLDAVTTKEIAAGAGVAVGALYHHFASKDAIYAAVVERAFGGSSVIPPETRDPARSARDRLELLLTWYLQALVDNEIFRGLLNREVLTPRSNMPQLLDRGLFAEPLSLFSEILREIDPDLDAELAMASTFALLFGLTNLRSLSGSYPAVQRLATAEQIAAHTVRLVLDGLT comes from the coding sequence GTGACCGAGCCCATCACGACCGAGGCGCCCGCCCCGCGCGTCAAGCGGGTCCGCGACGCCGTGGCGACGGAGAAGCGGATCCTCGACACGGCCGAGGAGATGTTCGCCCGGCGCGGGCTCGATGCCGTCACCACCAAGGAGATCGCGGCCGGTGCCGGCGTCGCCGTCGGCGCGCTGTACCACCACTTCGCGAGCAAGGACGCGATCTACGCGGCGGTGGTGGAGCGGGCCTTCGGCGGCAGTTCGGTGATCCCGCCGGAGACCCGGGATCCGGCACGGTCGGCTCGGGACCGGCTCGAACTGCTGCTGACCTGGTACCTGCAGGCACTGGTGGACAACGAGATCTTCCGGGGCCTGCTGAACCGTGAGGTGCTCACCCCCCGGTCGAACATGCCGCAGTTGCTCGACCGTGGACTGTTCGCCGAGCCGCTCTCGTTGTTCTCCGAGATCCTGCGCGAGATCGACCCCGACCTGGACGCCGAGCTCGCGATGGCGTCGACGTTCGCGCTGCTGTTCGGGCTGACGAACCTGCGCTCGCTCTCGGGCTCCTACCCCGCCGTCCAACGACTGGCCACGGCGGAACAGATTGCCGCCCACACCGTGCGACTGGTGCTCGACGGATTGACCTGA
- the cysN gene encoding sulfate adenylyltransferase subunit CysN: MGTPLTNATQNADLDLAATDIEAYLHRHEHKTLLRFITCGSVDDGKSTLIGRLLYESQQIFSDQLEAVTADSRTMGTQGGELDLALLVDGLAAEREQGITIDVAYRFFSTDKRKFIVADTPGHEQYTRNMVTGASTADLAVILVDARKGVLTQTRRHSYLVSLLGIRQVVLAINKVDAIDYDQDRIAAIDADYREFAASIGLENVTTIPTSALLGDNILTQSQNMPWYDGPTLLGHLENVPVPDLTAEAAFRMPVQTVIRPDLDFRGFAGQLTAGRIRPGDEVRVLPGGQTTTVAGIHTLDGELPEAEAGQSVTLTLADEIDVSRGDVLAAAGNPPEVADQFEADVVWMAEEPLVPGRHYLLKIGTRTVGATVSPPKHRVDVNTLAHVAANTLELNEIGVATLTLDRAVPFEPYTQDRNLGGGILIDRLTNNTVGAVLLHFALRRSTNVHWQAVDVDREARASLAGHRPRVVWFTGISGAGKSTLANLVERRLHADGVRTYLLDGDNVRHGLNKDLGFTDADRIENIRRVGEVASMMADAGIVVLVSLISPFAEERDQVRAKLAEGEFVEVYVDTPFEVAAARDRKGLYRKAAQGELPNLTGTGSAYEPPADPEVHVRTTEVDAETAATQVVDYLNRTGLRP; this comes from the coding sequence ATGGGCACCCCGCTGACCAACGCGACGCAGAACGCCGACCTGGACCTCGCGGCCACCGACATCGAGGCCTATCTGCACCGGCACGAGCACAAGACGCTGTTGCGGTTCATCACCTGCGGGTCGGTGGACGACGGCAAGTCGACCTTGATCGGGCGGCTGCTGTACGAGTCGCAGCAGATCTTCTCCGACCAGCTCGAGGCCGTCACCGCGGACAGCCGGACGATGGGCACGCAGGGCGGCGAGCTCGATCTCGCGCTTCTGGTCGACGGTCTGGCGGCCGAGCGGGAGCAGGGCATCACGATCGATGTCGCCTACCGGTTCTTCAGCACCGACAAACGCAAGTTCATCGTCGCCGACACCCCCGGGCACGAGCAGTACACCCGGAACATGGTCACCGGCGCCTCGACCGCGGACCTCGCGGTGATCCTCGTCGACGCCCGCAAGGGGGTGCTGACGCAGACCCGCCGGCACTCCTACCTGGTCTCCCTGCTCGGGATCCGCCAGGTCGTGCTCGCGATCAACAAGGTCGACGCCATCGACTACGACCAGGACCGGATCGCGGCGATCGACGCCGACTACCGCGAGTTCGCGGCGAGCATCGGCCTGGAGAACGTGACGACGATCCCGACCTCCGCCCTGCTCGGCGACAACATTCTGACGCAGTCTCAGAACATGCCCTGGTACGACGGTCCGACCCTGCTCGGGCACCTCGAGAACGTGCCGGTCCCGGACCTCACCGCCGAGGCGGCCTTCCGCATGCCGGTCCAGACCGTCATCCGCCCGGACCTGGACTTCCGCGGCTTCGCCGGGCAGCTCACCGCCGGACGGATCCGCCCCGGCGACGAGGTCCGCGTCCTCCCGGGTGGCCAGACCACCACCGTCGCAGGGATCCACACCCTCGACGGCGAGCTGCCCGAGGCCGAGGCCGGCCAGTCGGTGACGCTTACGCTGGCCGACGAGATCGACGTCAGCCGGGGCGACGTGCTCGCCGCCGCGGGGAATCCGCCGGAGGTGGCCGACCAGTTCGAGGCCGACGTCGTCTGGATGGCCGAGGAGCCGCTGGTGCCCGGTCGGCACTACCTGCTCAAGATCGGCACCCGCACGGTCGGTGCGACGGTGTCACCGCCGAAGCACCGCGTCGACGTCAACACCCTCGCCCACGTCGCCGCGAACACCCTTGAGCTCAACGAGATCGGCGTCGCGACGCTGACCCTCGACCGGGCCGTGCCGTTCGAGCCGTACACGCAGGACCGCAACCTCGGTGGCGGGATCCTGATCGACCGGCTGACCAACAACACCGTCGGGGCGGTGCTGCTGCACTTCGCCCTGCGGCGTTCGACGAACGTGCACTGGCAGGCGGTCGACGTCGACCGCGAGGCCCGTGCCTCGCTCGCCGGCCACCGCCCGCGCGTCGTCTGGTTCACCGGCATCTCCGGCGCCGGCAAGTCGACGCTCGCGAACCTGGTCGAGCGTCGCCTGCACGCCGACGGCGTCCGCACCTACCTGCTCGACGGCGACAACGTCCGCCACGGCCTGAACAAGGACCTCGGGTTCACCGACGCCGACCGCATCGAGAACATCCGCCGCGTCGGCGAGGTCGCCTCGATGATGGCCGACGCCGGGATCGTCGTCCTCGTCTCGCTGATCTCACCCTTCGCCGAGGAGCGTGACCAGGTCCGCGCGAAGCTGGCCGAGGGCGAATTCGTCGAGGTCTACGTCGACACCCCGTTCGAGGTCGCCGCGGCCCGGGACCGCAAGGGCCTGTACCGCAAGGCCGCGCAGGGCGAGCTGCCGAACCTGACCGGGACCGGCTCGGCCTACGAACCGCCCGCGGATCCGGAGGTCCACGTCCGGACCACCGAGGTCGACGCCGAGACCGCGGCGACGCAGGTCGTCGACTACCTGAACCGGACGGGGCTGCGCCCGTGA
- the cysD gene encoding sulfate adenylyltransferase subunit CysD, translating into MTLTHLQRLEAESIAILREAVAESQRPVMLYSIGKDSAVMLHLARKAFAPGRLPFPLLHVDTTWKFRAMYELRDRAAAAAGAELIVHANPECVRLGINPFDHGSAMHTDLWKTEGLKQALEAGRFDVAFGGARRDEEKSRAKERVFSVRTKDHRWDPKQQRPELWRLYNSRVHPGESVRVFPLSNWTELDVWQYIGRENIEIVPLYFAAERPVVERDGTLIMVDDDRFRFRDGEKPTMRKVRFRTLGCYPLSGAVPSEADSLTGIVQEMLLTTTSERQGRLIDHDSKASMEKKKQEGYF; encoded by the coding sequence GTGACGCTGACTCATCTGCAACGTCTGGAGGCGGAGAGCATCGCGATCCTGCGGGAGGCGGTGGCGGAGTCGCAGCGGCCGGTGATGCTCTACTCCATCGGCAAGGACTCGGCGGTGATGCTGCACCTGGCCCGGAAGGCGTTCGCGCCGGGGCGGTTGCCGTTCCCGTTGCTGCACGTGGACACGACGTGGAAGTTCCGGGCCATGTACGAGCTCCGGGACCGGGCGGCCGCGGCGGCGGGCGCGGAGTTGATCGTGCATGCGAACCCGGAGTGTGTGCGGCTGGGGATCAATCCGTTCGACCACGGCTCGGCGATGCACACCGATCTGTGGAAGACCGAGGGTCTGAAGCAGGCGTTGGAGGCGGGGCGCTTCGACGTGGCCTTCGGTGGAGCGCGCCGGGATGAGGAGAAGTCGCGGGCCAAGGAGCGCGTCTTCAGCGTCCGGACCAAGGACCACCGCTGGGACCCCAAGCAGCAGCGCCCCGAGCTCTGGCGGCTCTACAACTCCCGCGTGCACCCGGGCGAGAGCGTGCGCGTCTTCCCGCTCTCGAACTGGACCGAGCTCGACGTCTGGCAGTACATCGGGCGGGAGAACATCGAGATCGTGCCGCTGTACTTCGCGGCCGAGCGTCCGGTGGTCGAGCGGGACGGGACGCTGATCATGGTCGACGACGACCGGTTCCGGTTCCGGGACGGCGAGAAACCGACGATGCGCAAGGTGCGTTTCCGGACCCTGGGCTGCTACCCGCTCTCGGGCGCCGTCCCCTCCGAGGCGGACAGCCTGACCGGGATCGTGCAGGAGATGTTGCTGACCACCACGTCCGAGCGGCAGGGGCGGCTGATCGACCACGACTCGAAGGCGTCCATGGAGAAGAAGAAGCAGGAGGGGTACTTCTGA
- a CDS encoding DUF1214 domain-containing protein, with the protein MTDFSADAALKAAWELWHSTAEDVRAAIENTDRFRNDPAQRGAAYQSLLEAQAMAYNIAVAPRRYMEHPRVFNHSTWHDNLLALGQPIQDFKYTGLFLDGRRTYSARIRRGESKLWLTQVHNKCLGDPESKEIGNYDYDDFAANPDGTIDLVFSAQEHPGNWIRLDSDSAFNWLVMRRILGNWTDDLGGFEFTSATPAPEVTDPTAEAAESIAAAAHLVRYLVNAFTIGLHTLYAARAGGVNTWATMPGAEVKDSLIGSRSTVYVPAAFRIEPDEALLIEWDVPVSAYWSFQVGDVWSRPLDYLNHQTDLNMNRANVDADGKVRIVVSLSDPGVPNWLDTCGRREGTVVMRNYRSPADTTVPELRVVKAADLPNLLPADSPRCTPKQRAAAIERRRTEAARLVAQ; encoded by the coding sequence GTGACTGATTTCTCGGCAGACGCTGCGCTGAAGGCCGCGTGGGAGCTCTGGCATTCCACCGCGGAGGACGTGCGGGCGGCGATCGAGAACACCGACCGCTTCCGGAACGACCCGGCCCAGCGGGGTGCGGCGTACCAGTCGCTGCTGGAGGCGCAGGCGATGGCGTACAACATCGCGGTCGCCCCGCGGCGGTACATGGAGCACCCGCGGGTGTTCAACCACTCGACCTGGCACGACAACCTGCTCGCACTGGGCCAACCGATCCAGGACTTCAAGTACACCGGCCTGTTCCTCGACGGCCGGCGGACCTACTCCGCACGCATCCGCCGCGGGGAGAGCAAGCTCTGGCTGACGCAGGTGCACAACAAGTGCCTCGGCGATCCGGAGTCCAAGGAGATCGGCAACTACGACTACGACGACTTCGCCGCGAACCCCGACGGCACGATCGATCTGGTCTTCAGTGCGCAGGAGCACCCGGGCAACTGGATCCGCCTCGACTCCGACTCCGCGTTCAACTGGCTCGTGATGCGCCGCATTCTGGGCAACTGGACCGACGACCTCGGCGGCTTCGAGTTCACCTCCGCGACCCCGGCTCCCGAGGTCACCGATCCGACGGCCGAGGCGGCGGAGTCGATCGCCGCCGCGGCGCACCTCGTCCGCTACCTGGTCAACGCGTTCACGATCGGGCTGCACACGCTCTACGCCGCCCGCGCGGGTGGCGTGAACACCTGGGCGACCATGCCGGGTGCCGAGGTCAAGGACTCGCTGATCGGCAGCCGCTCGACGGTCTACGTCCCCGCCGCCTTCCGCATCGAACCCGACGAGGCCCTGCTCATCGAGTGGGACGTCCCGGTCTCGGCGTACTGGAGCTTCCAGGTCGGCGACGTCTGGTCGCGTCCGCTCGACTACCTGAACCACCAGACCGACCTGAACATGAACCGCGCGAACGTCGACGCGGACGGCAAGGTCCGCATCGTCGTCAGCCTGAGCGACCCCGGCGTGCCGAACTGGCTCGACACCTGCGGACGTCGTGAGGGCACCGTGGTGATGCGGAACTACCGCTCGCCCGCCGACACGACGGTCCCCGAGCTGCGCGTCGTCAAGGCCGCGGACCTGCCGAACCTGCTACCTGCCGACAGCCCGCGCTGCACGCCCAAGCAGCGGGCGGCCGCGATCGAACGTCGACGCACCGAGGCCGCCCGCCTCGTCGCCCAGTGA